The genomic region TGAAGTTCAGGTTGTTTATCGTTCTCGTGCGTGTTTGATTTCTAAAAATGGAGACATTAACAAGATAAAAAAAGAAGTGATTAATAAATTAATGACTCGAATTAAAGGTGTAATTAAAGCTCGTGAATCTAAATATATTATGTTACATGCACCTATAAATAAATTAGAAGAGGTAATATCTTTATTACATGGAGCAGAAAGACCAACTGTTTTAAAATTAGCTGGTGATGATAATCGAGTAGCTATGCATATGGTGAGTAGTGAAACGCTATTTTGGGAAACAATGGAGAAATTAAAAGCTTTAGGTGCTAGTTCTATTTTAGTTTTACCAATCGAAAAAATGATGGAGTAAAAAATTATAATGAATTATTTAAAAAATATTTTTTATTGGAGTAAATTAAATTATGATGAACAACAAAAAATATTATCAAGACCTATTCTAAATCGAAATCACACTATGAAAGACACTGTAAAAAAAATTATAGAAAATGTTAAAAATTTTGGTGATAACGCTTTACGAAAATATTCTATTTTATTTGATAAATTTAATGTAAATGAATTTCGAATACCTGAAGAAAAAATTATTTCATCTTTTTTAAATATCAATGAAAACTTAAAAAGTTCAATTTTAATTGCAAAAAAAAATATTACGTCTTTTCATGAAGCTCAAATATTATCAACAATAGATATTGAAACGCAAATTGGGGTACGTTGTCAACAAGTTTATTTACCTTTAAATTCTGTTGGTATTTATATACCTAATGGAACAACATCGTTATTTTCAAGTGTATTAATGTTAGCAATACCAGCAAAAATTGCTGGATGTAAGGAAATTATTCTTTGTTCACCTCCACCAATTAACAATAATATTCTTTATGCATCATATGTTTGTGGTATTAAAAAAATTTTTCAGGTAGGTGGGGCGCAAGCTATAGCAGCACTTGCTTTTGGTACTGAGACCATCCCTAAGGTAGATAAAATTTTTGGTCCTGGAAATACTTACGTAACAGAAGCAAAATTGCAAGTTAGTTCTGTATTCAATGGAGCAGAAATAGATATGTTAGCAGGACCATCAGAACTATTAGTAATTGCTGATGAAACAGCTAATCCAGATTTTATTGCTGCTGATCTATTATCTCAAGCAGAACACGGTTCATCTTCTCAAGTTATACTACTAACTTCATCTGTTCAATTATCTAAAAACGTTATTTCTTCTCTTAATGAACAAGTTAAAAAACTGCCTAGATTATCAGAAATTTCAAAATCATTAAAAAATAGTATGATCATTATCACTGATAATATGTCACAGTGTATTGAGATATCAAATATGTATGCACCTGAGCATTTAATTATTCAAACAAAACAACCAAGAAAAATTCTTAATAATATTTCAAATGCTAGTTCTATTTTTTTAGGACAGTGGTCACCTGAATCTGTAGGTGATTATGCATCTGGAACAAATCATGTTTTACCAACATATGGAAAATCTTTAACTAATTCTGCTTTAGGATTAGCTGATTTTCAAAAACGTATATTAATTCAAGAATTAACGTCTCAAGGATTAATAGATTTATCTAATACTATTGAAATTTTATCTTCTGAAGAACAACTTGATGCTCATAAAAACGCTGTAAAAATTCGAGTAGATTTTTTAAAAAGGAAAAAATATGATCAATAGTCTCATTAAATTGGCCAGGATTAATGTACAAAAATTACAACCTTATCAATCTGCAAGACGAATTGGAGGACAACATGGTGACGTCTGGCTAAATGCAAATGAATCGCCCGTATCTGTTGAACTTTCATTTAAAAAAAAACTATTAAATCGTTATCCAGAATGTCAACCTATTGATTTAATTTCTGCTTACGCTGATTATGTAAGATTATCTACTAATCAGATTTTAGTGACAAGAGGAGCAGACGAAGGAATTGAGTTGTTAATAAGAGCTTTTTGTGAATCAGGAAAAGATGCAATTATTTATTGTCCACCTACTTATGATATGTATAGGGTGAATGCTGAAATATATAACATTAAATATAAAGAAGTACCTACGATTAAAAATACTTGGCAATTAGATTTGTTGAATATTAAATTAAATTTAAATTCAGTAAAATTAATATATATTTGTAATCCTAACAATCCAACCGGTAGTACGTGTTCAAAAAAAGATCTTTTTGATTTATTAGAAATGACACTAAATACATCTTTAGTTGTAGTAGATGAAGCATATATTGAATTTTTACCTAAAGAAAGTATGACATTATATTTAAAAAAATATCCTAATTTAGTGATTTTAAGAACATTGTCTAAAGCATTCGCTTTAGCTGGAATACGATGTGGTTTTGTTTTAGCACAAAAAGAAATTATTAACATTTTAAATAAAATAATCAGTCCTTATCCAATATCTATACCTACTGCTAGTATAGCACTTGAATCTTTGCATAAAAATTATATTAAATTAATGCAAAATAGAGTATTAGATTTAAATGCTAATCGTGTTTGGTTAATTAATAAATTAAAGAAAATTTCTTCCGTAAAAAAAATATTTCAAAGTAATACTAATTATATACTAGTACAATTTTTCATGTCTGAAGAAATTTTTCAAATGTTATGGGAAAAAGGTATTATTGTGAGAAATCAAGATCATAAGATAAATTTAAAGCAATGTTTACGAATTACAGTAGGAACGCATTTAGAATGTTCGCGTTTGATTGAAGAAATTAAGTTTTTTTCTAAAAAATATCTAAAAGGGGTCTAAATGAAAGATAAAATATTATTTATTGATCGAGATGGTACATTAATTAATGAACCCATAGATACTTTTCAAGTAGATTCAATCAATAAATTAATTTTTAAAAAATATGTGATTTCTTCTTTACGTAAATTAATAATGTTAGATTATAAATTAATTATGGTTACTAATCAAGATAAACTTGGTAGTAAAGGTTTTACTTTAGAAAGTTTTAATAAACCTCATTTTTTTATGTTAAACATTTTTCGTTCAGAAGATATAATATTTGATGATATATTAATTTGTTCTCATGTTGAAAGTGATAACTGTGAATGTCGTAAACCTAAAATTAAAATGTTAGAACCATGGCTAGGCAATATAGATAAAAATCGTAGCTATGTTATTGGTGATCGTGATACAGATATGATGTTAGCTAAAAATATGCAAATAACAGGTCTTCAATATGAAGAAAATGCATTTAATTGGATTCATATTGTAAATAAAATTACAAAAAATAATAGATATGCAGAAATTTGCAGAAAAACAAAAGAAACTGCAGTCCAAATACAAGTTTCTTTAGATTCAGAAGAAAATAGTCAAATTAATACTGGTATTAAGTTTTTTGATCATATGTTAGATCAATTAGCAGTACATAGTGGAATTTACATGAATATTTTTACGAAAGGTGATATTGATATTGATGATCATCATACTGTAGAAGATACAGCAATTGCACTTGGAACAGTTTTATTTCAAGCATTAGGAAAAAAAAATGGTTTATGTAGATTTGGTTTTTATGTTCCCATGGATGAAAGCCAATCTAGTTGTATTATAGATATATCAAATCGTCCATATTTAAAATTTCAAGCAAAATTCAATTATCAAATAGTTGGTGATTTAAACACTGATATGATTGAACATTTTTTTTATTCTCTAGCATATTCTATGAAAATTACACTTCATTTATGTGCTAAAGGTGAAAATGATCATCATTGCATTGAAAGTTTATTTAAAGCGTTTGGACGAGCATTACGTGAAGCTATTAAAATAGAAGGAAATAAATTACCAACGTCTAAAGGACTTTTATAATGGGGAAAATCATCATATTAAATACTGATTGTGCTAATTTCACTTCAATTAAATCAGCAATTGAAAAACTAGGTTATTGTTGTATGATTACTGCTGAACCTTCTATAGTAAAAAACGCTAAAAAAATTATTTTACCTGGAGTGGGTACAGCTTTAGCTGCAATGAATTTTTTATCTCAAAAAAAATTAGTTGATATTATAAAAACATTTACGAATCCAATTTTAGGTATATGTCTTGGAATGCAAATTTTTTGCAATTTTAGTGAAGAATCCAATGGAGTAAAAACTATTGGTGTTGTTAAAACGTCTGTATTACATTTAAAAACTAATAATTTACCTTTACCTCATATAGGATGGAATCAAATTTCATTTAATAAATGTCATGCGTTATTTAAAGATATACCAAATAATTCAAGATTTTATTTCGTTCATAGTTATATAGTTCCTGTTAATAAATATACTTTGTCTGTAACTAATTATGGTATGAATTTTAGTTCAGTTATACAAAAAAACAATTTTTTTGGAGTGCAATTTCATCCAGAAAAATCTGGTAAAATAGGTTCTCAATTATTAAAGAATTTTTTGGAGATGTAGTTTCATGATTATTCCTGCATTTGATCTAATAAATGGTAAAGCAGTGCGTTTGTATCAAGGTGACTATGCTTATCAAAAGAACTATGATATAAATTTATATGAATCTTTAGAGAAATATGCATCAAAAGGAGTAAAACTAGTTCACATAGTTGATTTGGATGGAGCAAAAAATAGTAATAATAGACAATTAAAACTATTAAAAAAAATCCTTAATCACACGACTATTCCTATACAAGTTGGTGGAGGTATAAGAAATCAAAAAGATATAGATATTCTCTTTGAACTAGGAGCTAAAAGGGTAGTAATTGGTTCTGTTGCAATCACAAATAGAAAAGACGTAAAAAAATGGTTGAATATTTATGGTTCGGATGCAATTGTTTTGGCATTAGATTTAAAGATTAACTATCTTGGTGAAAAAGAAATATGTATTAATGGATGGCAAAAACAAACTAATTATTTATTCGAAGAGATTATTGAATATTTTTCTTTTAGTCAATTAAAACATGTGTTATGCACTGATATATCTAAAGACGGTACATTACTGGGTCCTAATATCAAATTATATCAAGAAATTACAACATTGTTTAAAAATATAGAATTTCAAGCCTCTGGAGGAGTGTCAGTTTTACAAGATATTGTGGATCTCAAAAAAACAGGGATTCAACATATTATTATTGGTCGTAGTTTATTAGAAAAAAAGATCACTATAGAGGATGCTTTGAGATGTTGGCAAAAAGAATAATAGCATGTCTAGATGTGAGTAATGGTGTAGTTGTGAAAGGAATACAATTTAAACATCATGAAGTGATTGGTGACATATTGCCACTTGCTGAACGTTATGCAAATGAAGGTATAGACGAACTTGTATTTTACGATATTACTGCTGCAACAAAAAATCAATTAGTTGATAAAAGTTGGATAAAAAAAATTGCTAAAGTAATAAATATACCTTTTTGTGTTGCTGGAGGAATTAAAAGTGTAGAAGATGCAAAAAATGTTTTATCTAGTGGTGCAGATAAAATATCAATTAATTCTTCAGCTTTAACAGATCCTAATTTAATTACAAAAATTTCAAAACGTTTTGGTATCCAATGTACAGTAGTAGGAATCGATTCTTGGTATGATAAAGATAAAAAATGTTATATGGTTAAACAATATACAGGAGATATCAAAAAAACTTATCAAACGAATTGGAAAACGTCTGACTGGGTAAAGCAAGTTCAAGATAAAGGAGCTGGTGAAATTGTTTTAAATATGATGAATAATGATGGATTAAAAAAAGGTTATGATATTGTACAACTTTGTAAGATACGAGATATTTGTCATGTACCTTTAATCGCATCAGGCGGAGCTGGAAATATGAATCATTTTTATAATGCTTTACACGAAGCTAATGTAGATGGAGTTTTGGCAGCATCGGTTTTCCATAAAAATACAGTAAATATAAAAATTTTAAAAAATTTTTTAGTTAAAAAAGGTATAGAAATTAGAATATGTTAAATCAACAAAATCTATTAAATCTTAATTGGATAAAAACTAATGGCATGTTGCCAGTTATAGTACAAAATTATTTTTCTCAAGAAGTTTTAATGCATGCATACATGAATAAAGAAGCGTTATTAGAAACGCAAAAAAAAAGTTTAGTAACATTTTATTCTCGTACTAAGAATCGTTTATGGACGAAAGGAGAAAAATCAGGAAATTATTTAAAAGTAATTAAAATTATTGTAGATTGCGATTACGATGCACTTTTATTATTAGTAGAACCTATAGGAAAAACATGTCATTTAGGGAATACAAGTTGTTTTTCTTCAAAAGAAAATGATGTAAATTTTCTAACTAAATTAGAAGATATTATAGAAAACAGCAAAACAACAGATATATATAATTCATATACAAACAGATTATATAAATCTGGTACAAGTCGTATAGCACAAAAAGTTGGTGAAGAAGCTGTAGAAACAATATTAGCAGCCATGAAAAAAGATAAAAATGAATTAATTAATGAATCTTCTGATCTAATTTATCATTTAATTGTGCTTTTACATGATCAAGATTTAAATTTTAATATGGTGCTCAATAACTTAAAAAAAAGAAATAAACAAAAATAACAGTCTTTTTTGAAAATATGTTTGGTTTATTATTCAAAATTTATTTCATATGTTTTAATTTTCTTCTATTTAAAATTAATTTTTCATATTAGTATTAAAATTCGATCATAATAAATGCATATAATCGATATTGCACTTTTTTGCAATTTATTAAATGTGATATCAGTTGATTTCTTTTTATTTTACAATCAAAAATAATATTACATGAACATGTATTTGTATTTTAAATGAACAGAAACGTTATTTTAATATTTTGTTTTTAATAAATGAAAAATAGTTGTAATATTATTTATAATAAAACTTGTAAATAAAAATATTTTTTAAAACTATTTGAGTTGGAGAACAAAATGTCAAAACAGCAAATTGGTGTTATAGGAATGGCTGTAATGGGGCGCAATTTAGCATTAAATATTGAGAATAAAAATTATACTGTTTCTATATATAATAGAACACAATCAGTAACAGAAGGAATTATTAAACAAAATTCAGAAAAAAAAATTTTTCCATATTTTACTATCGAAGAATTTGTTAGCTCACTCATCAAACCTAGATGTATTTTATTAATGGTTCAATCTGGAAAAGCAACTGATGAAACTATTAAATTAATTACTCCTTATTTAGAAAAAGGAGATATATTAATTGATGGTGGAAATACTTTTTATAAAGACACTATTCGAAGAAGCGATGAGTTATCTGATAAGGGTATTAATTTTATTGGAATGGGAGTTTCTGGAGGTGAATTAGGAGCTTTAAATGGCCCGTCAATTATGCCTGGAGGCCAAAAAAAAGCGTATAAATTAGTATCTTCTATGTTGAAAAATATATCAGCAAAATTTAAAAATGAACCATGTGTAAGTTACATCGGACCAAACGGTGCTGGACATTATGTAAAAATGATACATAACGGTATTGAATATGGAGATATGCAACTTATTGCAGAATCGTATTTTTTATTAAAATATTTATTAAATATGAGTAACAAAGAATTAGCAAACACTTTTTCTGAATGGAACCAAGGTGAATTAAATAGTTATTTAATTGATATAACAAAAGATATTTTTCTTGCAAAAGATAATAATGGAAATTATTTAATAGATTGTATTTTAGACGTTGCAGAAGATAAAGGTACGGGAAAGTGGATAAGTCAAGATGCTCTAGAACTTCGTGAACCTCTTTCATTGATCACTGAATCTGTATTTTTACGCTATTTATCATCTCTTAAATCACAACGTGTTGCTGCATCAAAGATATTAACGGGTCCTAATATAGAAAGAGGTGTCATAAAAGATAAAAAAATTTTTATTGAAGAAATTAGACGTGCTTTATATTTAGGCAAGATTATTTCTTACGCTCAAGGGTTTTCTCAATTAAAAAAAGCTTCAGAAAAGTATAATTGGGATTTAAAATATGGTGAAATCGCAAAAATTTTCAGATCTGGATGTATTATTAGAGCAAAATTTTTACAAAAAATAACAGAAGAATATTCCTATAATGAAAAGATTGTTAATTTATTATTAACTCCTTATTTTTCAAAAATAGCTAATAAATATGAAACTTCATTACGGAAAATAGTGGTTGAATCAGTAAAAAATGGCATTGCTATACCTGCATTTTCTACTGCAATATCATATTATGATAGTTATCGTACTGTTCATTCATCTGCTAATCTTATACAAGCTCAAAGAGATTATTTTGGTTCTCATACTTATCGAAGAACTGATCGATCTGGCTATTTTCACACAAATTGGTTAGAAAAAAAATAATTTTATTTTTAATAAAATCAAAATTTTTTCAGGATTTTATATAAAAATATATTAATTATAAAATCAACGTTTTACATTTAAACATGTAAATAGCAGATGATGTAAAAAAAATATCTCTGCTATTATATTTAATAATAACAATTTTTTATTAAATTAGATTTATTTTTAATAGGGATAATAATGCGTTTATGCGACACAGATATTCAAAAATGGTTGAATAGAAAAAAATTAATCATTGAACCTTTCCCTCAAAAACAATTAATTCATGGTATTACTGTTGATATACATCTTAGTAATAAATTTCGTTTTTTTAATGATCATGTAAGATCTTATATTGATTTGAGTAATTTAAAAGATAACACAACGGAATCCTTAAAAGAAGTTATGAGTGATGAAATAGTTTTTTCTCAAGATAAACCATTATTTCTACAACCTAATTCTTTAGTACTTTCTTCTACTTTTGAAAGTTTTACGATTCCAAATAATTTAGTAGGATGGTTAGATGGCCGTTCTTCTTTAGCCCGATTAGGTTTAATGATTCATGCTACTGCACATCGTATTGATCCAGGATGGAAGGGTAATATTGTATTAGAAATGTTTAATGCTGGAAAATTAACTTTATTATTGCGACCTAAAATGAAAATAGCAGCTATTAGCTTTGAAGTTCTTTCTAAGTCAGTATTACATCCTTATCATGCTCGATATGATGCTAAATATAAAAGTCAAGATGGAGTGATACCAAGTCGAATTAATAGAGAATAAAAATTTTGTAAAAAAGAATAGTTTACGATTTATTTTATTTTATATATGATACTCTTTATTTCAAAAATAAAATCTTATGCCAAACATACTCAGAAAAATATTAGTAACTTGTGCTTTACCTTATGCCAATGGCTCTATTCATATAGGTCATATGCTCGAACATATTCAAGCAGATATTTGGGTTCGCTATCATAGAATGCGTGGTCATGAAGTATGGTTTGTTTCTGCTGACGATGCACATGGTACTGCTATTATGTTAAAATCTGAAAATTTAAAAATATCTTCAAAAGATTTAATTAAAAAAATCAAAAAAGAACATGAAAAAGATTTTTTTAATTTTAATATTTCTTATGATAATTATCATTCTACACATAGTATAGAAAATTTATATTTATCAAGACAAATATTTAGAATATTAAATGAAAAAGGTTTAATTAAAGAGAAAAACATTTTTCAGTTGTATGATAATACAAAAAAAATATTTCTCCCCGATAGATTTATAAAAGGACAATGTCCAATTTGCCGTTCAGATGATCAATATGGTGATAATTGTGAAATATGTAGCGCAACTTATGAATCAATAGATTTAATTCATCCTATATCTGTAATTTCTGGTAACACTCCTATTTTAAAAAGTACTAAACACTTATATTTTAATTTACCTTTTTTTACCGATATGTTAAAAAAATGGATACATTCTGGTGTTTTAGAACGCCCAGTTATAAAAAAAACAGAAGAATGGTTTAAAACGGGTTTAAAATTATGGGGCATCTCTAGAGATGAACCGTATTTTGGATTTAAAATCCCACAATTTCCGAAAAAATATTTTTATGTTTGGTTGGATGCTCCTATTGGTTATATAAGTGCATTTAAAAACCTTTGTAATAAAAATAAAAAATTAAATTTTAATGAACTATGGCATAAAAATTCTAATTATGAATTATATCATTTTATCGGAAAAGACATTATTTATTTTCATACTTTATTTTGGCCTGCAATATTGGAAGCCTCTTCTTTAAGAAAGCCTAATCGTATATTTGTACATGGTTATCTTACTATGAACGGATTAAAATTATCTAAATCACGTAGTATTGGATTAATTAAAGCAAAAGATTGGATTAAAGTTTTTGATTCGGATAGCTTACGTTATTATTATGCTAGTAAATTAACAAACAATATAAATGACATTGAAATTAATTTAAAAGATTTTGTGCAAAAAATAAATAGTGATATTGTAAATAAACTAGTTAATTTACCTTCTAGAACAATTAGTTTTATAGAAAAGTATTTTAATGGATATTTATCCGATAAATTAAGTGATAATACATTATATCAGTATTTTGTAGATCAAGGAAGTATGATTAGAAAGTGTTTTGAAAATCGTGAATTTAATGTTATTACACGAGAATCTATGAGATTAATGAGCATAGCTAATTGTTATATTAATGATAAAAAACCGTGGAATATCAAAATAACAGAACGTAATATGTACAAATTACAAGAAATTTGTACTATGGGGATTAATTTATTTAGAATAGTTATGATTTTTTTAAAACCAATATTACCAGATCTTGCAATGAAAACTGAATCTTTTTTAATGTCATATTTAACTTGGAATAATATTAATTCTCCTTTATTATGTCATAAATTAAAGAAATTTATTCCATTATATAAAAGAATTGATTTTAAAAAAATTGATACATTAATTAATTTATATAAATAAAAATATTTAATGAATTTTGATCAAATAAAAAAATTTTTCTAGTAAAAAGAAAAGGTAGAATTATTGAATTTAAAATCGTTTTTCCAAGATATTTTCCACTTTTTTTTATTTCTATTTTTTAAATTAATAATAAATACACCTAATGCACTAATAAATGTATTATTATAAAATAACAAAGGAATTTGATTGCGTAACCAAGGGGGAATATTGTTTTCTTGCCAAATTTTTTTAATTTTTCTTTTTTTATTTCTTCCTATAATTAAAATTTTACCTTCATATTGAAAACGAATATTAATTAATTCATTTGTTTTAGGTTGTGGAAGACTAATCCCTCTTTCATCTTGTATTAAATTTCCTAAATTATTAGGAAGAACTAATTTAGTAGTTATGTTGTGCCAAAATAAAAAAGTATTATTTATTTTTTTTTGTATTTTTAAAAAATATATTGATTGTTTATAACGTCTGATTTCGTGTTTACATAAAATTATTTTGGGATTTGCATCTGCACGACTGCAAACTATTTCATTATATATAGATTGAATTGTGTTATATGATGGCATTTTTATTGTTTGTAGTGCAAGCCATCGTCTAATATATGCAGTACATGTTTTTTTTTGAATGTTTTTAAAATATTTAATGTTTAAAGAGTTATCAAAGTTTATAAAATTTTGAATTTTTTCAAGAAGAAATTGATTTAGTAAGATTGTTTCTTCTCTACATATTTTTATCGTACGCAAACAGTTTTTTAAAAAAAATGGCCATTTTTTTTCTATTATCGGAATAATTTTATGCCTAATATAGTTACGATCGTAATGAGTTTCAAAATTACTAAAATCTTCAATCCAAGTTAAATTTTTACGTTTAGCCCATAATTGTAATTCTTTTTTTGTTTTATTTAAAAAAGGGCGAATAATTTTTTTTTGACCAAATATAGTTTCAAAAGACATACCAGAAAGACCAGTAGGACCACTGCCCCGTTTTAAAGATAAAAAAAATGTTTCACATTGATCGTTCATATGATGGCCGGTAAGAAGTATTTCTTCAGAAGA from Buchnera aphidicola (Diuraphis noxia) harbors:
- the hisA gene encoding 1-(5-phosphoribosyl)-5-[(5-phosphoribosylamino)methylideneamino]imidazole-4-carboxamide isomerase; protein product: MIIPAFDLINGKAVRLYQGDYAYQKNYDINLYESLEKYASKGVKLVHIVDLDGAKNSNNRQLKLLKKILNHTTIPIQVGGGIRNQKDIDILFELGAKRVVIGSVAITNRKDVKKWLNIYGSDAIVLALDLKINYLGEKEICINGWQKQTNYLFEEIIEYFSFSQLKHVLCTDISKDGTLLGPNIKLYQEITTLFKNIEFQASGGVSVLQDIVDLKKTGIQHIIIGRSLLEKKITIEDALRCWQKE
- the metG gene encoding methionine--tRNA ligase; the encoded protein is MPNILRKILVTCALPYANGSIHIGHMLEHIQADIWVRYHRMRGHEVWFVSADDAHGTAIMLKSENLKISSKDLIKKIKKEHEKDFFNFNISYDNYHSTHSIENLYLSRQIFRILNEKGLIKEKNIFQLYDNTKKIFLPDRFIKGQCPICRSDDQYGDNCEICSATYESIDLIHPISVISGNTPILKSTKHLYFNLPFFTDMLKKWIHSGVLERPVIKKTEEWFKTGLKLWGISRDEPYFGFKIPQFPKKYFYVWLDAPIGYISAFKNLCNKNKKLNFNELWHKNSNYELYHFIGKDIIYFHTLFWPAILEASSLRKPNRIFVHGYLTMNGLKLSKSRSIGLIKAKDWIKVFDSDSLRYYYASKLTNNINDIEINLKDFVQKINSDIVNKLVNLPSRTISFIEKYFNGYLSDKLSDNTLYQYFVDQGSMIRKCFENREFNVITRESMRLMSIANCYINDKKPWNIKITERNMYKLQEICTMGINLFRIVMIFLKPILPDLAMKTESFLMSYLTWNNINSPLLCHKLKKFIPLYKRIDFKKIDTLINLYK
- the hisC gene encoding histidinol-phosphate transaminase, which codes for MINSLIKLARINVQKLQPYQSARRIGGQHGDVWLNANESPVSVELSFKKKLLNRYPECQPIDLISAYADYVRLSTNQILVTRGADEGIELLIRAFCESGKDAIIYCPPTYDMYRVNAEIYNIKYKEVPTIKNTWQLDLLNIKLNLNSVKLIYICNPNNPTGSTCSKKDLFDLLEMTLNTSLVVVDEAYIEFLPKESMTLYLKKYPNLVILRTLSKAFALAGIRCGFVLAQKEIINILNKIISPYPISIPTASIALESLHKNYIKLMQNRVLDLNANRVWLINKLKKISSVKKIFQSNTNYILVQFFMSEEIFQMLWEKGIIVRNQDHKINLKQCLRITVGTHLECSRLIEEIKFFSKKYLKGV
- the gndA gene encoding NADP-dependent phosphogluconate dehydrogenase; amino-acid sequence: MSKQQIGVIGMAVMGRNLALNIENKNYTVSIYNRTQSVTEGIIKQNSEKKIFPYFTIEEFVSSLIKPRCILLMVQSGKATDETIKLITPYLEKGDILIDGGNTFYKDTIRRSDELSDKGINFIGMGVSGGELGALNGPSIMPGGQKKAYKLVSSMLKNISAKFKNEPCVSYIGPNGAGHYVKMIHNGIEYGDMQLIAESYFLLKYLLNMSNKELANTFSEWNQGELNSYLIDITKDIFLAKDNNGNYLIDCILDVAEDKGTGKWISQDALELREPLSLITESVFLRYLSSLKSQRVAASKILTGPNIERGVIKDKKIFIEEIRRALYLGKIISYAQGFSQLKKASEKYNWDLKYGEIAKIFRSGCIIRAKFLQKITEEYSYNEKIVNLLLTPYFSKIANKYETSLRKIVVESVKNGIAIPAFSTAISYYDSYRTVHSSANLIQAQRDYFGSHTYRRTDRSGYFHTNWLEKK
- the hisB gene encoding bifunctional histidinol-phosphatase/imidazoleglycerol-phosphate dehydratase HisB; the protein is MKDKILFIDRDGTLINEPIDTFQVDSINKLIFKKYVISSLRKLIMLDYKLIMVTNQDKLGSKGFTLESFNKPHFFMLNIFRSEDIIFDDILICSHVESDNCECRKPKIKMLEPWLGNIDKNRSYVIGDRDTDMMLAKNMQITGLQYEENAFNWIHIVNKITKNNRYAEICRKTKETAVQIQVSLDSEENSQINTGIKFFDHMLDQLAVHSGIYMNIFTKGDIDIDDHHTVEDTAIALGTVLFQALGKKNGLCRFGFYVPMDESQSSCIIDISNRPYLKFQAKFNYQIVGDLNTDMIEHFFYSLAYSMKITLHLCAKGENDHHCIESLFKAFGRALREAIKIEGNKLPTSKGLL
- the hisIE gene encoding bifunctional phosphoribosyl-AMP cyclohydrolase/phosphoribosyl-ATP diphosphatase HisIE translates to MLNQQNLLNLNWIKTNGMLPVIVQNYFSQEVLMHAYMNKEALLETQKKSLVTFYSRTKNRLWTKGEKSGNYLKVIKIIVDCDYDALLLLVEPIGKTCHLGNTSCFSSKENDVNFLTKLEDIIENSKTTDIYNSYTNRLYKSGTSRIAQKVGEEAVETILAAMKKDKNELINESSDLIYHLIVLLHDQDLNFNMVLNNLKKRNKQK
- the dcd gene encoding dCTP deaminase — protein: MRLCDTDIQKWLNRKKLIIEPFPQKQLIHGITVDIHLSNKFRFFNDHVRSYIDLSNLKDNTTESLKEVMSDEIVFSQDKPLFLQPNSLVLSSTFESFTIPNNLVGWLDGRSSLARLGLMIHATAHRIDPGWKGNIVLEMFNAGKLTLLLRPKMKIAAISFEVLSKSVLHPYHARYDAKYKSQDGVIPSRINRE
- the hisD gene encoding histidinol dehydrogenase, producing the protein MNYLKNIFYWSKLNYDEQQKILSRPILNRNHTMKDTVKKIIENVKNFGDNALRKYSILFDKFNVNEFRIPEEKIISSFLNINENLKSSILIAKKNITSFHEAQILSTIDIETQIGVRCQQVYLPLNSVGIYIPNGTTSLFSSVLMLAIPAKIAGCKEIILCSPPPINNNILYASYVCGIKKIFQVGGAQAIAALAFGTETIPKVDKIFGPGNTYVTEAKLQVSSVFNGAEIDMLAGPSELLVIADETANPDFIAADLLSQAEHGSSSQVILLTSSVQLSKNVISSLNEQVKKLPRLSEISKSLKNSMIIITDNMSQCIEISNMYAPEHLIIQTKQPRKILNNISNASSIFLGQWSPESVGDYASGTNHVLPTYGKSLTNSALGLADFQKRILIQELTSQGLIDLSNTIEILSSEEQLDAHKNAVKIRVDFLKRKKYDQ
- the hisH gene encoding imidazole glycerol phosphate synthase subunit HisH; this translates as MGKIIILNTDCANFTSIKSAIEKLGYCCMITAEPSIVKNAKKIILPGVGTALAAMNFLSQKKLVDIIKTFTNPILGICLGMQIFCNFSEESNGVKTIGVVKTSVLHLKTNNLPLPHIGWNQISFNKCHALFKDIPNNSRFYFVHSYIVPVNKYTLSVTNYGMNFSSVIQKNNFFGVQFHPEKSGKIGSQLLKNFLEM
- the hisF gene encoding imidazole glycerol phosphate synthase subunit HisF, translating into MLAKRIIACLDVSNGVVVKGIQFKHHEVIGDILPLAERYANEGIDELVFYDITAATKNQLVDKSWIKKIAKVINIPFCVAGGIKSVEDAKNVLSSGADKISINSSALTDPNLITKISKRFGIQCTVVGIDSWYDKDKKCYMVKQYTGDIKKTYQTNWKTSDWVKQVQDKGAGEIVLNMMNNDGLKKGYDIVQLCKIRDICHVPLIASGGAGNMNHFYNALHEANVDGVLAASVFHKNTVNIKILKNFLVKKGIEIRIC